A segment of the Cohnella algarum genome:
AATGAGAAACGATTTTTTCCACCAGATAGCTGTTGGCGGATTCACGAAGCGTCTCAGCAAGAAGAGATTTGAATGTATGGTTAATGTTCATGTGTTTAACCTCCATATAAATGCAAAAGGAGAAGCCGGTAAGGGCTCCTCCCATTGCGTGATGTGATAAAACCGAGTATTCTTAAAGCAAGTTCATTTTTTTCTTAGTCGCTCCGTTATTGGGCGGCTTTTTCTTTTTCAATTTGTTCGATCTCCAGTTCAATAAGCACCAGTTTCGTCAGCACGCGGGCGTATTGAAATCCTTCCTCGGTATGCATCGGGGCATCTTTGTCCAGCGTGCGTTTCACCGACATCCAGAATTGTTTTTGCTTCTGAAGTGTTTGCAGACGATTCATGCGTATCACCTCCTTCCCAAGTAATAAAAAATCCGTCCATCGTTGCCCATCAAAGCAAGATCAGACGGATACTTTGCATTTCACAGTATAGGTGATCAATACATCAATTTGACTGTTCTTCAGGGCAACGACAGCGTATTTGTTGCGGTCGATTCGCACGCTGTATATGAAGCCCTTCAGTTCACAGAAACCGAGATATTCCTTCTGGCTGTTTTTCTTGAAAGATTCATAGTTCACCACGTTTCACCTTCCTCCCGGAACTGGGTATTTCTGCACTGACGCATTTGCCGCTGTCCGTTTCAAATGCTGTTGCAGTTGTTGGGGAAATTCCCGGTAAAAATAAGCCTGCATCCAACGGGCCGCTGTTTCATCATCCACCTGATAAACGCGGCGGCAATAGGAATACAGTAAAGTGCCTGCAATGCGAATGTTTCCATTCATGACGAGCTGTCTCAATGTCGTTGCCAACTCTTCTGGCAATCCGCGTTTTACAACCATGCACCTTCACCTCCCTTCCAGCCGTACTCTCACTCCGGCAAATTTTCTCTGTAAATGCAAATAAGCCTGCGATCCGCAGGCACGGTCTTCCGATGACGAAATTAAACATATTTTTACAAGAGTGGCTGACTAGCAACACGAACCTCCGGTTGAAAGTGCCATCCTGCGTCTTCCACAAGTCGTGTATAACCTTATCGAAGTCGATAAACCGCCTGAAAGCGACCGGAACTCGGCCATAAAATCCTGACCGCAACAAAGCGTCAGCAACTTCATAGAGACATCTACGTCGTAATACAACCTGTATTGTCCGCCGATCAGAATGTGTATTATCTGTATCGAACATTCGCAAAGAGCGTACACAAGCGGTAATCGTATCCAGCCAAAGCAGCGGCGGTCTCATTGACACCAAATACATCATCGTCCCTATTGATAATGAAGGGAGCAAACCTCCCAAGTTCCATTGCCATCCTCAATTTCCCCTAACGCTTGCTTCAGATTGTCCTCGCTCATCTGCAAGGATAGCCAGCGGCCAACCGATTTTCCTAATCCAGCAGCATAATCTTCATGACTATTCGCCTTCACCCCATTCACAACGCATGTTTTGCCATTCGCATTCCCCCTCGTCATATCGGAAGCTTCTCACCTTCCATATCCTCGCTGTCATGCAACGTGCCTGCAAAACAAAAAGGACTGCCGTCCGCTGGATCACAGCAGAAAGCAGTCCATATGCAACCGGGTAGGGCATGAAACGGCTGGCCACCTCCTTGTTAGAAAAGCAGGGTGGTGCCTCCGGAAAATGTATATATTTTTCGCCTATATAGGGCCGATCTTGCCGCCGCTACTAACCGTCAACGATTCCTTCGATCAATAGTGTTCAGAAATTCACGTGCCACTTTGATCACGAAGTCCACTTCATCTGCATGACGTTGGCTTAGCATAGCGTTTAAGCCCTCAATCTTAGTGCGAATATTGTCACTGCCATAATGCATTGGCAATTCTTCAATATCCTCAAACAGTTGAGCGGGTTTCACACCCAATGCACTGATGATTTTTCCCAAAGATTCCAGCGATATATTACGGGTACCTCGTTCAACGTCACTAATATAGCTGAAGCTCAGACCGGATCGCTCCGCCAGCCGCTCTTGCGTCATGCCTTTGAGCTTCCGTATCTTGCGAATTTGATCGCCAACAATATGGATGAACTCTGCCATGCCATCACCTCTACCTCAGATTAGTAGAGTGAGGCCAAGACTTTTATCCTATGATAGTGCTACTAATTATCTTAACTTATAAGGGTAATTTGTTATATAATAGGCCTGTCTGGCCTTTGCCAAGATTCTACAATTTGCACCGGCGAGAGGGAGGGCGTCACCAACAAAAATATTAGAGAAAATCTTAATTTCATCGAAAGCCACCTAATTCAATGACAATCAACAGGAGGAGAAGAGCCTATGTCAGTGAAGAAAATTACTTCTTTGTTCATCACAGCATTAATATTGTTCAGTATGTTCGGAACGGCATCGGCGGCATTGCCTGGGTACGGCGAAGAATTGCAGAATGCACCATCCAGTACATCGACCGTTACCTTTACAGACGTACCGACTACGCATTGGGCGAGCAAATACATATCGGAAATGGCATCCCGGAAAGTCCTCGAAGGTTACCCGGATGGCAAGTTCAGACCGGAAAATCAGGTATCCAGAGCGGAATTTGCCACAATTATTGTTAAAGCATCCGGATTACAGGCGAAGAAAGTAAACTATTCTTCATTTTCGGATGTCAAAACGACGGATTGGTACTCTCCATTTATTGAGGCTGTTAAAGATTATATGACGGGCTATCGTACCGCCGACGGGAGCTACATTTTCAACCCGACAGCCCCGGCATTACGTGAAGATATCACGGTCGCACTTGTAAAACTCAAGGGATACGACGTTTCCCGCCTTGCGAACCGGAGTATTATTGAGGCCATGTTCAAGGACTATGCAGGTATTTCCGAAGCCGCCAAGGATTACGTTGCTGTTGCTGTTGAAAATGGGCTCGTATCCGGGTATCAGGACGAAACATTCCGTCCGCAGGCTTCGATAACCCGTGCTGAGGCCGCTACATTGCTCTGGAGAGCTTATCAATACGGTAATGATAACAAAAGTGTTGGCGGCGGAAATCAAACGACCACAACAACGCCTACGCCGCCGGTAACGCAACCGACTTCACCGACAACGCAACAACCACCCCTGCCAGTGAAGTTTAGCGTGGATACCTTGGTGGGCGGACTCGGGAAAGGCCAAATCGATGGGCCAGTCAGACAAGCAAAAATTTCCGAAGTTCAAAGTATGGTTATCGATAAGGATAACAACATTTTCTTTCTTGATGGGGACGACAGGAACTTTTTGAAAATACGCAAATTCAACAATGCCAATGGTACAGTGGAAACAAAGACCATTGACCGGACATTCGATTGGGATTATATCGCCGATGATAAAACAGTAACGCATCTGGATTACAGCAAGTTCAAACCGCAAAAGCTGGCATACAACGGAGCCAGCAATAAAGTTTATGTGGGTGGTACTAACCATATCGACATCATCTATGAACTGTCTCCCGTTGTTCAAGTAGCCACATATAGCAGTGATAGCAATGGCAAGTTTGACTTTATCGGGTTTGATAATCATCAATCGTTGACGTTCGGCGTGAGCTATTATGGCAATGGCAGCACAAAGATATTTCAGGGAGAGAAGGGTGGACAAGCTTCCTCTTTAGCCAATAGCAAAGAATCGACAGGCGTTGATCTCTTGCCTCGTTCCATAGATGACCTGTATCGAACCATGTCAGATGCGATCATTGCAGAACAGGCAATCTATACATTGAACACCTATAACAAATCCCTCTCAAAGGTTCAGCTTTATCCTCGTAAAGTCGAAACCATTGCGACTTTCAACAATATCGAGTTTGACTGTCTGGTCGCACATGAAGGCAAATTCTATGTAGCCAGCGGAACTACTATTTATGAAATCGGACTGGACGGCAGCCGCTCGATCTACCTAGACGGAAAAGACCTGACCTACAATGACGGCAACCCGATCAATAAAATCAGCCAGTTGAGTTTCGACAGCAATGGCAACGTTATTGTCTACGACGACGACAACAAAGCAATCCGTCGAATCAATCTTGTATGACAGCAGGGAGCCGCGTGCTCCCTTCCCCTTTTCATACGATGCAAGAGGAGGGAACTACTTGGGTAACAGCTATTATTGCAAGAAGTGCCGAGCTGACCACGAAATAATGAGCCAAGTTGGCGTCCGGCATCTTCATCATACCCTTTCCGAAAAAGATGTCGCCAACTTCGTTAATTTAGCTACAACCGTACCGACTTACGAGGTAATCAGTAATGGTATTCCGGGGGTATTTGAAGGGACTGATGCATTCGTTCGAGAAGTTGCCATCGCACAGACGCTTCAGCAGAAATTTCCGAATGTCGATGCTTTCAAGACGGATGAAGGCTTGAAGGAATGGTTGACGGAGCAGTTGCAGGGAAGCAACAACGCCGCCGCCAATGCACTGAGCCGCATTCAGGGTGACGCGGCGGGAGAAGTGGATTTCATCCGCGAAATGCAGGGCAATCTCCGCAATCTCTTCACGAAAATCGATTTCCCGCGTAATGCGGACGGCAGGATTGTCAGCAATAATCCCGGCATTGATGCTATTGAGATTAACCGTTTCACCGGAGATATTGTAAGGGAATATCAAGTCAAGACGCTCCGTTCCGCAGACAGCATCAACGAGACGCTAAAGGATTTTCTGAACAACGATCACTACAAGCCTACAACCGTGCTTGTCGGGCCGCAGGAATTGATAGATCGTGCCCGTGAAATGGGTATCCCGAATCCGACAAAGGCAATGGGTACGCTTCAAGACAATATGGATTCCGCACATGAATTAAGCAACAAGATCCTGCATGGGCAACTTGCAATTGGCATGACACCAGTTTCCGTGGCAGGGGAAATGTTGAACGGAGCGGCCATTGGAGCAGTCGTCTCAGTCACCGTATCAGGTCTCATAACATATCTGCAATACAAGTCCGGAAAGATCACCTTTGACCAGATGAAAATGAAAATCGCAAATAACGGTTTGAAAGGAGCAATCACCGGAGGGGCACTGGCTGGCTTATCACTGTTCATTCCAGGCGGCATCATCGGCGTTGGCGTCGGTTTCGTGGTCGGCACAACGCTTCGCCGGTTGCTGGATGAAGCATATGGCGATGGCATGTTTGGCGGCGTTCTGGAGACGACCAAGGCCGTGCATGCTAACGTGAAGCTGTTAAACAGAGGCACGGTTTACATAGCACAACTTACGGAGATAAACGGGCAGACTTTGGCGAGGGCCGTTTCAACGGTGGATGACATGATTGCCGACCGCGTACAGGCCGACAATAT
Coding sequences within it:
- a CDS encoding helix-turn-helix domain-containing protein, which gives rise to MAEFIHIVGDQIRKIRKLKGMTQERLAERSGLSFSYISDVERGTRNISLESLGKIISALGVKPAQLFEDIEELPMHYGSDNIRTKIEGLNAMLSQRHADEVDFVIKVAREFLNTIDRRNR
- a CDS encoding S-layer homology domain-containing protein, with protein sequence MSVKKITSLFITALILFSMFGTASAALPGYGEELQNAPSSTSTVTFTDVPTTHWASKYISEMASRKVLEGYPDGKFRPENQVSRAEFATIIVKASGLQAKKVNYSSFSDVKTTDWYSPFIEAVKDYMTGYRTADGSYIFNPTAPALREDITVALVKLKGYDVSRLANRSIIEAMFKDYAGISEAAKDYVAVAVENGLVSGYQDETFRPQASITRAEAATLLWRAYQYGNDNKSVGGGNQTTTTTPTPPVTQPTSPTTQQPPLPVKFSVDTLVGGLGKGQIDGPVRQAKISEVQSMVIDKDNNIFFLDGDDRNFLKIRKFNNANGTVETKTIDRTFDWDYIADDKTVTHLDYSKFKPQKLAYNGASNKVYVGGTNHIDIIYELSPVVQVATYSSDSNGKFDFIGFDNHQSLTFGVSYYGNGSTKIFQGEKGGQASSLANSKESTGVDLLPRSIDDLYRTMSDAIIAEQAIYTLNTYNKSLSKVQLYPRKVETIATFNNIEFDCLVAHEGKFYVASGTTIYEIGLDGSRSIYLDGKDLTYNDGNPINKISQLSFDSNGNVIVYDDDNKAIRRINLV